The genomic DNA TTTCGGCAGAGTCCCGGATGGGGGTGAGTGGGGTCTGCTCACAACCATCACCCGCGGCGCCACCAACGGCAGCGGCACCGGTGTCACGGACAACGCGCCGATGGTTGCCAGTTTCCGGCTGGAGCAAAACTATCCCAATCCCTTCAATCCCTCTACCACTATTACCTTCACCCTGCCGCGCAATGGCGCGGTTGTGCTGCGGGTCTATGATGCGCTCGGCCGGCAAGCGCGCGAGCTGATCAACGGCTATCGCGCCGCCGGCACGCATCAGGTGATTTTTACTGCCAATGGTCTGGCTACCGGCGCCTATTTTATGAGATTGGAGGCAGCGGACCACGTCATGCAGAAGGCGATGCTGCTGGTGAAATAGTCCGCGCGCCGCACGGCGCCTGCTGTCAGGACGGGTATTCCGCTGCAGCCGCAGCTCAGCTCGCCGCACGGAGCAACTGAAACAACAAAGCCTCGCAGGTTTCTCTGCGGGGCTTTTTTTTGTTGCGAACCCGGCGGCGTGCGGTATGCTTGAGAAGCGAGTCCGGCGCTGCGATTCGGGAAAACATGGCGAAGATTCAGGCGCAGTGCCTCGTCATTTGCACGATGCGACTGGCTGACGCGTGAACGAACTCGCTCAGACAACCCCAAGCAGTCTGCGCGCGGTGCTGTGTCGCCTGCATACACAGGATGATGCTGCGCAACAACTGACCTGCGCGAGCTCTGCTCGAGCCGATTACGCCGAGTGTGTTGCCTCTTGCATGAAATCAGGCATTTGTGCAGCCGCCACCTTTTGGATGCTGCCTGGCATTTGATTTGTGGGGAGGAGAAGCAGCGCGTGGCAAAAAGCGCGCAATGGTACATCCAACTCGGAGGCAGAAACATGAAGGCAGGCCGGAGGCACTTCCGCGACATCTTCGTTGCCTTGCTCGCAGGCGCATGGCTGGTGGGCTGTGCGGCGGATTCGCCGCTTGGCATTCTCTTTTCCCCGCCGGATTGCAGCATTGTTTACATGAGCAAGTATGACAGTGATGTCTCGCGGCGCTGGGCTGAAATTGAGCTGATGGTGCAAAACCGCGATGACAACAGCACGGCCTACAGCGTCGGCTGCACTTTCAAACTCAAACGCGGGAATGTGATCATCGATCGTGGTTTCGCCAGCTTTGGCACGCTCGAACCAGGCGAAGCCGCCATCGCCACGGTTCGCTTCACCGGCATTGAGTCGCATCGTGAGTACAGCTATCTCGAGTACACCTTGTTCTGGTATGACGCGCAGGGCGGCTATTATGAGAACTGACCGGCGGCAGAGGCTGGCGTGCAGCCGGTCTCACGCTCGGTCAGTACACTGTCGCGTTCGAAAGCCTATCCACCACCCTGTCATCCCGCAGGCTCCTGTGAAGATTTGGCCGCGGTGCCGAGTCACTCGAAGTGTCCCTGCGGGAGCTTGGCGGCAACTCATGAGAACCGGTTTCCCCAGGCGTTGCCTGCGCTAATGCATGCCATCCCCATGGGGCTCAGCTTACACCATTTTCTGGCCGAATGAGCCGCACCCCGCCTTTTGTCGTTCCGCGCGAATCTTCTCGGGTACAAAGTCACCTCTTCGACTGAACGATCATTACAGTGCCGGGGAGGATCCTTGCAGCAGCGCAACGACTCTGCATGCAAACGAGAAGCGCAGGCACGTAATCGTACTGTCCACCTCATGAATGTCATCTCTTCTCCGCTCACGGCAGCCAATCCCGCCCACTGCCCGCATTCATTCCAATACGATTTCCGCCAGCACGGGAAAATGATCCGAAGTGAATCTATCGCCACAAGCGTCGGCAATGACCCCATGCCGCAAGACGCTGCAGTGCGAATTGACAAAGATGTAGTCGATGCCGGGGCGCTCCGTGGCGCGGCCAAAGCCGTGAAATGTCCAATCCGGACCATAATGCGGCCGGCGGCTGAGGTGGCGCGCATCCTGCAACTGTGGCCCCGCGGCAGCGCCGTTACCGGTAAGAACTTGATAAACCGGCGAGTCGGCCGTGGCATTGAAATCGCCGGTCACAATAACCGGCGCGTTGACGGATCGGCGTTGCATTTGATCCAGCAGAAGCTTGGCACTCTCCACCCTCGCCTGCTCGCCGATATGGTCAAAATGGGTGTTGTACAGATAAAATTCCGCATTGGTGCGCCGGTCTTTGAACTGCGCCCAGGTGACGATGCGAGTGATGGCCGCATCCCAACCCAGGCTGCCGGGCTGTTCGGGCGTGGGCGAGAGCCAAAATGTGCCGTGGCGCAGCGGCACAAAGCGGTCAGTGCGATAGAGAATCGCCGAATACTCGCCTTTTTCCCGGCCATCATCGCGGCCAACGCCCAGCCAGGCAAATCCGGGCAGCAGCGCGGACAGATCCGCCAGTTGATCGTTGAGCGCCTCCTGCAAACCGATGAGATCTGCCTGATGAAATTGAATGGTGTTGGCAACAAGCTGCTGGCGATGCGGCCAGGCATTCTCGCCATCATCTGGAGTGTTCAACCGGATGTTGAAGCTCATCACCACGAGCGACTTATCCGTGGCCGGCGCGTGCAATCGCATGCACGCGGAGAGGGGCAGACACATGCTGGCCCATAGCAAGAATTTTGAGATATTGCTCATTTGAAGTTCCCTGTGCTTGTGCAATTCGTTTCACTGCCTCGATTTCTCACCATTGGGAGAATCACATGAAACATTTCTCTCCCACTGCCGTCTATCCTGGCGCAATTCCTTGCCATAGACCCGGCTGAAAAGACATGCCTGAACAGAACACTGCCACCAAGGTTTCTATGTATACCGGCTGTGTCCGGCACACCCAGGATAGTTGGATCACCAAACCATCTTAACGGAGATTCTGTGAAAATGTCAAAGAAAAAGTTGCTGATTCTCTCGGGAGTGGCGGTGGTCGCCATTGCTGCAGTTGCTGTTGGCCTGATGAAAAAGAACGGCAACCAGGCGCTGGAGGTACAAACGGCACCGGTCAAGCGCAGGCAGGTGATCGAAACCGTCACAGCCGCCGGCAAAGTGCAGCCCCACATCCAGGTGAAGATCAGCGCCGACGTGAGCGCCAAGATCACCAAACTCACGGTCAAGGAGGGCGACTGGGTGGAAAAAGGCGAACTGCTGGTCGAGTTGGATCGTGAGCGGTACGTTGCCGCCGTGGAGCGCGCCGAGGCCAGCCTGCGTTCGAGCCAGTCCGAGGCTGAGCTCGCCAAAGAGAGTATGCTGAAAGCGGAAAAGGATTATCTGCGCAGCAAGGAGTTGTTCGCGAAGAAAGTCGAGTCTTCCGCCGCTTATGATGCGGCTGCCGCTACCTATCAGGTCGAGAAGGCGCGCCACGAGGCAGCGCTCAACAACGTGGAACAATCCAAGGCTTTGTTGAAGCAGGCGCAGGACGATCTCTCCAAAACCCGGATCTATGCGCCGATGACCGGCACGATCAGCCAGCTCAACAAGGAAGTGGGTGAGATTGCGCTCGGCTCGCAGTTCCAGGAGGACGTCATTCTCGTGCTGGCAGATCTGGTCGGCATGGAGGCGCTGGTGGA from bacterium includes the following:
- a CDS encoding endonuclease/exonuclease/phosphatase family protein, which codes for MSNISKFLLWASMCLPLSACMRLHAPATDKSLVVMSFNIRLNTPDDGENAWPHRQQLVANTIQFHQADLIGLQEALNDQLADLSALLPGFAWLGVGRDDGREKGEYSAILYRTDRFVPLRHGTFWLSPTPEQPGSLGWDAAITRIVTWAQFKDRRTNAEFYLYNTHFDHIGEQARVESAKLLLDQMQRRSVNAPVIVTGDFNATADSPVYQVLTGNGAAAGPQLQDARHLSRRPHYGPDWTFHGFGRATERPGIDYIFVNSHCSVLRHGVIADACGDRFTSDHFPVLAEIVLE
- a CDS encoding efflux RND transporter periplasmic adaptor subunit, whose protein sequence is MSKKKLLILSGVAVVAIAAVAVGLMKKNGNQALEVQTAPVKRRQVIETVTAAGKVQPHIQVKISADVSAKITKLTVKEGDWVEKGELLVELDRERYVAAVERAEASLRSSQSEAELAKESMLKAEKDYLRSKELFAKKVESSAAYDAAAATYQVEKARHEAALNNVEQSKALLKQAQDDLSKTRIYAPMTGTISQLNKEVGEIALGSQFQEDVILVLADLVGMEALVDVDENDVVTLALSDTAHIEVDAVPGTIFRGFVSEIANTAKVTGTGTADQKTEFEVKVAITGTVGGAATNGVAQALEVRQETKRSTADLRPGMSASCDIVTATHDSVIAVPIQSVTVRTLEQLQQKPKGRKEGEAIAEEAAPAYVPDKDGFVEVVFVVQNGVVQARQVKTGIQSDTHIEIVHGLSENDEVVVGSFRAISKDLQNGMAIKTANAPKKENQT